A region from the Sulfitobacter sp. D7 genome encodes:
- a CDS encoding phage portal protein, whose protein sequence is MGILNLFRRPAAESKKEVQASVQGGAVFSGLDDPALLEFMRTGGGGMTESGAHINAKSAMKNTTILRCVSLIAFSIGMLPLHMQRKADKSKASDHPLFRVLHRKPNAWQTAFEFRSLMQQRALTDGDAFAMIVRSGNRVMQLVPIAGDRVTVKQRDDWALEYVVTRGSRGPITLPQSEVFHLRYGLSDDGITGLSLVKQSAEAIGLALQAEKSAARMFRNGMIIGGALKHKEKLSPEAYERLKASMNDDAGAENAHKWKILEEGMDLVPNQHPGRDGQGLENRKHQIEETARPFGVPRPLLGVDDTSWGSGIDVLGQFFVRYGLNPWFEAWQQAIERSLLTEREADEYEVKFNAGALLRGSMKDQAEFFAKGLGAGGHTPWLHPDEPREWMDLERRNDLPAALGQQKIGGQNEPA, encoded by the coding sequence ATGGGAATTCTAAATCTGTTCCGGCGCCCCGCCGCTGAGAGCAAAAAGGAGGTGCAGGCCAGCGTCCAGGGCGGGGCTGTGTTCAGCGGTCTGGATGATCCGGCGCTCTTGGAGTTCATGCGCACGGGCGGCGGCGGCATGACGGAATCCGGGGCGCATATCAACGCCAAGTCGGCGATGAAGAACACGACGATTCTGCGCTGCGTGTCGCTCATTGCCTTCAGCATCGGGATGCTGCCGCTGCACATGCAGCGCAAGGCGGACAAGTCGAAGGCCAGCGATCATCCGCTGTTTCGGGTGCTGCACCGAAAGCCGAACGCTTGGCAGACGGCTTTCGAGTTTCGCAGCCTGATGCAGCAACGCGCGCTGACGGATGGCGATGCCTTCGCGATGATCGTACGCAGTGGCAACCGCGTGATGCAGCTCGTGCCAATAGCTGGGGATCGTGTAACGGTGAAGCAGCGCGACGATTGGGCGCTGGAGTACGTGGTGACGCGGGGCAGCCGCGGCCCCATCACGCTGCCGCAGTCCGAGGTGTTCCATCTGCGTTATGGGCTGTCCGATGACGGGATCACTGGCCTGTCGCTGGTCAAGCAGTCTGCCGAAGCCATCGGGCTGGCGTTGCAAGCCGAGAAGTCCGCGGCCCGCATGTTCCGCAACGGCATGATCATCGGCGGCGCGCTGAAGCACAAAGAGAAGCTTTCGCCGGAGGCCTATGAGCGGCTCAAAGCCAGCATGAATGATGATGCGGGTGCTGAGAACGCGCATAAGTGGAAGATCCTCGAAGAGGGCATGGACCTCGTTCCCAACCAGCATCCCGGCCGAGACGGGCAGGGGCTGGAGAACCGCAAGCACCAGATCGAAGAAACGGCACGCCCCTTTGGCGTCCCGCGTCCGCTTCTGGGTGTCGACGACACGTCATGGGGCTCGGGCATCGATGTGCTGGGCCAGTTCTTTGTCCGCTATGGCCTGAACCCTTGGTTCGAGGCCTGGCAGCAGGCGATTGAACGTTCGCTCCTGACCGAGCGCGAGGCCGACGAATACGAGGTCAAGTTCAACGCCGGCGCATTGCTGCGCGGGTCTATGAAAGATCAGGCGGAGTTCTTCGCCAAAGGGCTCGGCGCAGGCGGTCATACGCCATGGCTGCATCCTGACGAGCCGCGCGAGTGGATGGACCTTGAGCGCCGAAATGATCTGCCGGCGGCACTGGGCCAGCAAAAGATAGGAGGGCAGAATGAGCCTGCGTAA
- a CDS encoding terminase large subunit domain-containing protein — MDCTEPLPRFACPDWWERLRRRETPMADVPLNEAKARKALAFFNRLRLPDVAGNPPMSKACGDWFRDVLVAFLASEDPETKERLVWELLCMVPKKSSKTTYSAGLALTALYMNESPNGQMLLIGPSQNISNRLFDQAQGMIRLDEKLAKVFRVQDHTKTITRYKTGTELEVKTFDTSIVTGEIPVMTIIDELHELGKKNGAQQVMQQIRGGGITMTGGQLMMITTQSDKEPAGIWKAEIGKARAIRDGKAGSRPIMLPVLYEFPEALQKKERYWRNRENWPLVLPNLGRSISQQRLEDDYTNNGAISPEAEQIWMSQHLNIEIGLGLHSERWIGADHWAGAGRPGMTLDEIIASSEVCVVGLDGGGLDDLLGVSVLGRHAETKRWMHWGRAWADRGVLTLRKSIAPELHELVEAGDLTLVDNLDAEANPEIVAICQRLQEAGLLPEEDGIGMDPEGVASIVDALIEAGFEIEDIRAISQGYKLNAAIKGTPVKLKNKTLVHCDQRLMRWCVGNAKTETRGNAVLVTKARSGSAKIDPLMALFNAVMLMSWNPVGHGGPSVYEERGILTF, encoded by the coding sequence ATGGACTGCACTGAGCCGCTGCCGCGGTTCGCCTGTCCGGATTGGTGGGAGCGGCTACGCCGCCGCGAAACACCAATGGCGGATGTGCCGCTGAATGAAGCCAAGGCGCGCAAGGCGCTGGCTTTCTTCAATCGGCTCCGCTTGCCCGATGTCGCAGGCAACCCGCCGATGAGCAAAGCCTGCGGCGATTGGTTCCGCGATGTGCTGGTCGCCTTTCTGGCCAGCGAGGATCCGGAGACGAAGGAAAGGCTCGTCTGGGAGCTGCTTTGCATGGTTCCGAAGAAGAGCTCGAAGACAACCTATAGCGCGGGGCTCGCCCTGACCGCGCTTTACATGAACGAGTCGCCGAACGGTCAGATGCTGCTGATCGGGCCTTCACAGAACATCTCGAACCGGCTCTTCGATCAGGCGCAGGGCATGATCCGACTGGATGAGAAACTGGCCAAGGTCTTCCGGGTTCAGGATCACACCAAGACGATCACGCGCTACAAGACAGGCACGGAACTGGAGGTGAAGACCTTCGACACCTCGATCGTGACCGGGGAAATCCCGGTCATGACGATCATCGATGAGCTGCACGAACTCGGCAAGAAGAACGGCGCGCAGCAGGTGATGCAGCAGATCAGGGGCGGCGGGATCACCATGACCGGTGGTCAGCTGATGATGATCACCACCCAGTCGGACAAAGAGCCGGCGGGCATTTGGAAGGCCGAGATCGGCAAGGCCCGGGCGATCCGGGATGGTAAGGCGGGCTCGCGGCCGATCATGTTGCCGGTGCTCTATGAGTTTCCGGAGGCGTTGCAGAAAAAGGAGCGGTACTGGCGCAACCGCGAGAACTGGCCTTTGGTGCTGCCGAACCTTGGCCGCTCGATCAGCCAGCAACGTTTGGAAGACGACTACACGAACAACGGGGCAATCAGCCCCGAGGCCGAACAGATTTGGATGAGCCAGCATCTCAACATTGAGATCGGCTTGGGGCTGCATTCCGAGCGGTGGATCGGCGCGGATCACTGGGCCGGGGCGGGGCGGCCAGGGATGACTCTGGATGAGATCATCGCCTCGTCCGAGGTTTGTGTGGTCGGTCTCGACGGCGGCGGGCTGGACGATCTGCTGGGTGTTTCGGTGTTGGGGCGTCACGCGGAAACCAAGCGCTGGATGCACTGGGGCCGGGCTTGGGCGGATCGCGGTGTGCTGACGCTGCGCAAGAGCATCGCACCCGAACTGCACGAGCTGGTCGAGGCCGGGGACCTGACGCTGGTCGACAACCTCGACGCCGAGGCCAACCCCGAGATCGTGGCGATCTGCCAGCGACTGCAAGAGGCGGGGCTGCTGCCGGAGGAAGACGGGATCGGCATGGACCCCGAAGGCGTGGCTTCGATCGTCGACGCGCTGATCGAGGCCGGGTTCGAGATCGAGGATATCCGGGCGATCAGCCAAGGCTACAAGCTGAACGCGGCGATCAAAGGGACGCCGGTCAAACTGAAGAACAAGACGCTGGTGCATTGCGACCAGCGGCTCATGCGGTGGTGCGTGGGCAATGCAAAGACAGAGACCCGCGGCAATGCCGTGCTGGTGACCAAGGCGCGCAGCGGGTCGGCAAAGATCGATCCACTCATGGCGCTGTTCAACGCCGTGATGCTGATGAGCTGGAACCCAGTCGGGCACGGTGGGCCATCGGTCTACGAAGAGCGCGGCATTCTCACGTTTTAA
- a CDS encoding head maturation protease, ClpP-related, with protein MSLRKLPEIKASRLPSVSAFQPDPDALGRWNGALEARDNADATISILDVIGDDGWGDGGVTAKRISAALRAIGAQDVTVDLNSPGGDFFEGVAIYNALRAHPHRVTVRVLGVAASAASIIAMAGDEVQIGKTGFLMVHCAWTVTIGNRHDLLEAAKVIEPFDAAMAALYAERSGVEEAKASEWMDNETWFNGDQAVAVGLADNLLPSDAITEDKAKAQSESGVHATRRLDALLAKTGMPRSERRALLADAKGGMSGAAPTVTQDADEIAALLKGLRSTLST; from the coding sequence ATGAGCCTGCGTAAACTTCCCGAGATTAAAGCTTCGCGCCTTCCGAGTGTTAGCGCATTCCAGCCAGACCCCGATGCCCTCGGGCGCTGGAATGGTGCGCTTGAGGCGCGGGACAATGCCGACGCGACCATCTCGATCCTCGACGTGATCGGAGATGATGGCTGGGGCGATGGCGGCGTTACGGCAAAACGCATCTCGGCCGCGCTCCGCGCCATCGGGGCGCAGGATGTGACGGTCGATTTGAATAGCCCCGGCGGCGACTTCTTCGAAGGGGTTGCAATCTATAACGCGCTTCGGGCGCACCCCCATAGGGTTACGGTTCGCGTGTTGGGTGTTGCGGCCTCTGCTGCTTCCATCATCGCCATGGCTGGGGATGAGGTACAGATCGGCAAGACTGGTTTCCTGATGGTCCACTGCGCGTGGACCGTGACGATCGGCAATCGCCATGACCTGCTGGAGGCTGCAAAGGTTATCGAGCCTTTTGATGCTGCAATGGCGGCGCTCTATGCGGAGCGATCCGGCGTCGAGGAAGCCAAAGCATCCGAATGGATGGATAATGAAACATGGTTCAATGGTGACCAGGCGGTCGCGGTCGGGTTGGCGGATAATCTGCTGCCCTCTGATGCCATCACCGAAGACAAGGCCAAAGCTCAGAGTGAAAGCGGTGTTCATGCAACCCGCCGACTCGATGCGCTCTTGGCCAAAACAGGGATGCCGAGATCAGAACGCCGTGCGCTTCTGGCCGACGCAAAAGGGGGCATGTCTGGCGCTGCTCCAACCGTTACGCAAGACGCTGACGAAATTGCCGCCCTTCTAAAAGGGCTGCGTTCTACTCTTTCAACATAA
- a CDS encoding head-tail connector protein, translated as MTPVRVTAPAALPVTVQEAKDHTIIDFADDDGLVERLIKAATDHLDGFTGILGRCIVNQQWRQDYKGWASCLRLPFPNVSAVQLEYIDADGVTQTVDATDYQAITDPLGVRVQFLGGFSAPALGRSLTPVQITFTAGYGAPENVPWDIKAAICMLVAHWYEQRSAASDKEQRPMPFAVDVLLGKHRWVML; from the coding sequence ATGACCCCCGTCCGCGTCACAGCGCCTGCCGCATTGCCCGTCACGGTGCAAGAAGCCAAAGATCATACGATCATCGACTTTGCCGATGACGATGGTCTGGTCGAGCGGCTGATCAAGGCTGCGACAGACCACCTCGACGGCTTCACCGGCATTCTTGGCCGCTGCATCGTTAACCAGCAGTGGCGGCAGGACTACAAGGGCTGGGCATCCTGCCTACGCTTGCCGTTCCCGAACGTCTCGGCGGTTCAGCTGGAATATATCGACGCGGACGGGGTAACTCAGACGGTCGACGCGACCGACTATCAGGCAATCACTGACCCGCTTGGCGTGCGGGTTCAGTTTCTGGGCGGCTTCTCAGCACCGGCGCTCGGGCGGTCTCTGACGCCGGTTCAGATCACTTTCACAGCAGGCTATGGCGCGCCTGAAAACGTGCCATGGGATATCAAAGCCGCGATCTGCATGTTGGTGGCGCATTGGTATGAGCAGCGCTCAGCAGCCTCGGACAAAGAGCAGCGTCCTATGCCCTTCGCTGTCGATGTGCTGCTCGGCAAGCACCGCTGGGTGATGCTGTGA
- a CDS encoding phage major capsid protein, which translates to MKPAKARGIVAVRAEAPSDVKALLSELQKDWQSFKDTQAQKDSEVKAKFDDVITTEKFDRINNSVTDLQAAIDTANAKIAAMSLSGTGPDAVKDAEYTEAFQAHFSKGQVQANLNKGADPEGGFLAPVEWDRTITDKLVEVSAMRSIASVQNISSAGFTKLFNLRGTGSGWVGEEEARPETSTPTFGSMVITPGEIYANPGATQGMLDDAAVDLESWLANEVQTEFAKQEGLAFVAGNGVNKPNGFLSYATGAANAAANPLGAIGVDPAAATTAVTEDELLDLIYGTPASYTNGARFVMNRTTLGKIRKLRDADGRQLWQPSSVAGQPSQLLAYPVTEMPDMPDMAANTTPIAFGNFARGYLIVDRTGVRVLRDPFTAKPKVLFYTTKRVGGAVVDPKAIRILQMDDGV; encoded by the coding sequence ATGAAGCCCGCGAAAGCTCGCGGCATCGTCGCTGTGCGCGCGGAAGCCCCCAGTGATGTGAAGGCCCTTCTGAGTGAACTGCAGAAGGATTGGCAGTCGTTCAAAGATACGCAGGCCCAGAAGGATTCCGAGGTCAAAGCCAAGTTCGACGATGTCATCACGACAGAGAAGTTTGACCGCATCAACAACAGCGTCACCGACCTGCAAGCAGCAATCGATACAGCCAACGCCAAGATCGCGGCCATGTCTCTGAGCGGTACCGGCCCTGACGCGGTGAAAGATGCGGAATACACCGAAGCCTTTCAGGCGCACTTCAGCAAAGGCCAAGTTCAGGCCAATCTGAACAAAGGTGCCGATCCAGAAGGTGGGTTTCTGGCACCGGTGGAATGGGACCGCACCATCACCGACAAGCTGGTGGAAGTCTCGGCCATGCGCTCGATCGCATCCGTGCAGAACATCTCCTCGGCCGGGTTCACCAAGCTGTTCAATCTGCGCGGAACTGGCTCTGGCTGGGTTGGTGAGGAAGAGGCGCGTCCTGAAACCAGCACACCGACCTTCGGCTCGATGGTGATCACCCCTGGCGAAATCTACGCCAACCCCGGGGCGACGCAGGGGATGCTGGATGATGCCGCAGTCGATCTGGAAAGCTGGCTGGCCAATGAAGTTCAGACCGAGTTCGCCAAGCAAGAAGGCCTGGCCTTCGTCGCGGGCAATGGCGTCAACAAGCCGAACGGCTTTCTGAGCTACGCAACAGGGGCCGCGAATGCGGCAGCGAACCCACTGGGTGCCATCGGTGTTGATCCTGCCGCAGCAACAACCGCTGTGACCGAGGATGAGCTGCTCGATCTCATCTACGGAACGCCGGCCAGCTACACCAATGGCGCACGCTTTGTCATGAACCGGACCACTCTGGGCAAAATCCGCAAACTGCGCGACGCGGATGGCCGTCAGCTGTGGCAGCCCTCCAGTGTTGCGGGTCAGCCCTCGCAGCTGCTGGCATATCCGGTCACGGAAATGCCAGACATGCCCGACATGGCCGCCAACACCACGCCGATCGCCTTCGGTAACTTCGCGCGCGGCTATCTGATCGTCGATCGTACCGGCGTGCGCGTGCTGCGCGACCCGTTCACCGCAAAGCCCAAGGTGCTGTTCTACACCACCAAGCGCGTCGGCGGAGCTGTGGTCGATCCCAAAGCTATCCGCATCCTGCAAATGGATGACGGCGTTTAA